A genomic stretch from Psilocybe cubensis strain MGC-MH-2018 chromosome 1, whole genome shotgun sequence includes:
- a CDS encoding putative J domain-containing protein C63.13 — protein MSQFPDYYKILNLNKSASQEEVRQAYRKESLKTHPDRLVNATQAEIKKATERFQAVADAYYVLSDPKRRSEYDSIYRTRADRTADPGSSSSFFSGMFGNGNAHQSRNTQPNAEGVFADAFEELLRPEVESRVPWWSWFGAISGAGLGFIIANVPGLMVGAFAGNRIGAVRDAKGKSVAAVFNDLGGQQKAEILRALALKVLGSAL, from the exons ATGTCTCAATTCCCGGACTACTACAAGATTCTGAACCTTAACAAATCTGCTTCGCAGGAAGAAGTTCGTCAGGCTTACAGAAAGGAATCTCTGAA GACTCATCCAGATAGGCTTGTCAATGCAACACAGGCTGAGATAAAGAAAGCGACAGAGCGCTTCCAA GCGGTAGCAGATGCCTACTACGTCCTCTCCGATCCTAAGCGTCGCAGTGAATACGATAGCATATACAGGACTCGTGCTGATAGGACAGCTGACCCGGGATCCTCCTCGAGCTTCTTCTCCGGGATGTTTGGAAACGGAAATGCTCATCAGTCCAGAAATACGCAACCCAATGCCGAAGGTGTATTTGCCGATGCCTTCGAAGAG CTACTGAGACCAGAGGTTGAGAGTCGTGTGCCCTGGTGGAGTTGGTTCGGTGCTATCTCAGGGGCAGGCCTTGGTTTCATCATTGCCAATGTTCCTGGCCTTATGGTCGGCGCATTTGCAGGCAACCGAATAGGTGCTGTGAGAGATGCAAAGGGCAAGTCTGTCGCCGCTGTTTTCAATGACCTCGGGGGACAACAGAAAGCCGAG ATACTGCGGGCCCTTGCTTTGAAGGTTTTGGGTTCTGCGCTCTAG